Within the Butyrivibrio sp. AE3004 genome, the region TATTGGGAAGAATACTGTAGCAATATACGATGCTACTAAATCCGTACTAATGTTGATGGCTAATCAGGGAGGATTTTCAGCAAGTACAGTAACAAGTTATATTAATTCTTTTTATGATAAACCGGTATGTGTACTAGAACCGGTTAAATTGGAAAAGAACTTTACCAAATCAACAAATAAGTTTGGGAAAATACAAATTAAAATTTCTAGCGTTGATGACTATTCGGCGTCTAAAGGAGCTCCTTATGAGGATGTATTGAGAAATGCAAGGGATATGTCGGCACAAACGATGTCTTTTGAATTTAGCGTGGGCAAAAAGAAGAATGAATATCTTGATGCCAATATTGTGAGAACAATTATCTCTGATGCATTTTCTAACATGGGTGCAGTATCAATAGCTAGAGTTAAAATGGAAGATGAACAAGGTTCAGCTCTCTATAATCTGTTTGAGAATGTTAAGAAT harbors:
- a CDS encoding DUF6731 family protein, encoding MAKTVHITCRYFYVKTYSENDDEQQKLFDLRSWIGMVADYTLPERIRLLSGSSKGRLDSINVRENFYAMNFVRMEDYSSTYIVKEAENAKHVDISVDEDEYIGKNTVAIYDATKSVLMLMANQGGFSASTVTSYINSFYDKPVCVLEPVKLEKNFTKSTNKFGKIQIKISSVDDYSASKGAPYEDVLRNARDMSAQTMSFEFSVGKKKNEYLDANIVRTIISDAFSNMGAVSIARVKMEDEQGSALYNLFENVKNCILTLKTDSKGEIGYKVIAEAMVENYK